In Epinephelus fuscoguttatus linkage group LG15, E.fuscoguttatus.final_Chr_v1, a genomic segment contains:
- the LOC125902046 gene encoding leptin receptor gene-related protein — MAGIKALVGLSFSGAIGLTFLLLGCALEQYGVYWPLFVLIFYILSPIPTFIARRLSDDTESSNACRELAYFLTTGIVVSAFGLPIVLARKSTIQWGACSLVMTGNAVIFLTIFGFFVVFGGGDDFSWEQW; from the exons ATGGCCGGCATTAAAG CACTGGTTGGTTTGTCCTTCAGTGGTGCCATTGGACTTACATTTCTCCTTCTGGGCTGTGCACTGGAACAGTACGG GGTATACTGGCCGCTGTTTGTCCTGATTTTCTACATATTGAGCCCCATCCCGACCTTCATAGCCAGACGCCTCAGTGATGACACTGAATCCTCCAATGCGTGCAGAGAACTGGCCTACTTCTTAACAACTGGCATCGTGGTATCAGCTTTTGGGCTTCCCATTGTGCTAGCCCGCAAAAGCACA ATCCAGTGGGGTGCCTGCAGTCTGGTGATGACAGGAAACGCTGTCATCTTCCTCACCATCTTCGGCTTCTTTGTCGTGTTTGGAGGTGGGGACGACTTCAGCTGGGAGCAGTGGTAG